In Penaeus vannamei isolate JL-2024 chromosome 14, ASM4276789v1, whole genome shotgun sequence, one DNA window encodes the following:
- the LOC113806352 gene encoding uncharacterized protein: MHRQLSIMNKIRYIIEKYPVTRGILTYSVLFPASNTTQQLMDRKKEKLNGWETLRFGIFGALILAPSLYCWVRLANVIVKGSTLKHAVIKAYIEQFTWAPIAYTEFYICINLMEGKTLNDCLQECRTKIPPTWKIGFCVWPVIQTVNFWVIPLKHRVSFVGFFSYIWNTFLSYMHHYKVEGSESSSFGETQ; this comes from the exons ATGCACAGACAACTTTCCATCATGAACAAGATACGATATATAATAGAGAAATATCCCGTAACAAGAGGGATTCTCACGTATTCTGTGCTCTTTCCTGCAAGCAACACGACCCAGCAGCTTATGGATCGCAAGAAGGAGAAATTAAACGGGTGGGAGACATTACGCTTTGGAATTTTCGGGGCCTTGATATTAGCTCCATCTTTATATTGCTGGGTTCGCTTGGCTAACGTGATAGTCAAGGGGTCTACTCTCAAGCATGCTGTAATTAAG GCATATATCGAGCAGTTCACGTGGGCTCCTATTGCATACACGGAATTCTACATATGCATTAATCTTATGGAGGGAAAAACTTTAAATGATTGTTTACAAGAATGTCGTACAAAAATACCCCCAACTTGGAAG ATTGGTTTCTGTGTGTGGCCTGTGATTCAGACTGTGAACTTCTGGGTTATACCTCTGAAGCACAGAGTCTCTTTCGTCGGTTTCTTTTCGTACATATGGAACACCTTTCTTTCATACATGCATCACTACAAGGTGGAAGGAAGTGAAAGTAGCAGCTTTGGTGAGACCCAATAG